The genomic stretch AGCGCGGCGGCGCGGGCCAGCTCAATTTCGCTCACGCCGGGCAGCGGGCTAAAGCGCGTCGCCTGCCGGTTGCCGATGGTGATGGTGCCGGTTTTGTCGAGCAGCAGCACGTCGATGTCGCCCGCCACCTCGACCGCCTTGCCGCTCTTGGCGATCACGTTGGCTTGCAGCGCTCTGTCCATCCCCGCGATGCCGATGGCGGGCAAGAGTCCCCCGATGGTCGTAGGGATTAAGCAGACCAGCAGCGCGATTAAGGTGACGGGCGAGGCAGGCACGCCTGAGTACACCGTGAACGGATACAGCGTGACCACCGCGAGCAAGAACACCAAAGTCAGGCCGCTGAGCAAAATACTCAGGGCGATCTCGTTGGGGGTCTTTTGACGGCTGGCTCCTTCTACCAGCGCGATCATGCGGTCGAGGAAACTTTCTCCGGCTCCGCTGGTCACCCGCACCACGATGCGGTCGGAGAGCACTTTTGTTCCGCCGGTCACGCCGCTGTAATCGGTGCCTGCCTCGCGGATCACGGGCGCACTCTCGCCGGTAATGGCGCTCTCGTCCACGCTGGCCAGTCCCTCGACGATCTCCCCGTCGGCAGGGATCAGTTCGCCCGCTTCCACCACGATCAGGTCGTCGCGCTGGAGTTCGGTGCTGGGAACGGTGGTTTCCACGCTGCCCACCAAGCGGCGGGCGGGAGTGTCCTGACGGGCGGCACGCAGAGAGGCCGCCTGCGCTTTGCCGCGTGCCTCGGCCAGACCCTCAGCGAAGTTGGCGAACAGCACCGTGAGAAGCAGCAGCAGTGAGGTGGCCAGCGGGTAGCCGATCGGCTGACCAGTGATGAGGTTGGCAACGGCCACATAAAAAGTCAAGATGGTGCCCAGATACACCAAGAACATCACCGGATTGCGGGCCTGGGCACGCGGTGAGAGCTTGGCGAAGCTGGCGCGGATGGCCGCGCGAACCAGTGGAGGCGAAAAGATGCCTCCCTTTCGCTTGGACTGGGGAGGGGCAGCGGTCATGGGGAGTCTCCAGCATAAAGATCTTGCATATCGACCGATTATCCTGAGGCCGCGCTGCAACCGGTAGTGGCCGGGTGGCGGACGGCGCTGGCCATCTGGCCAATCTTTACCAGATAGAACTGCTCCGAATGTCAAAGCGGCCAGCGACCAACTTTTGCCTTGCGGCACGGCTGCTCGGAGTGCTGGGAGTCGGTGAGGAGGGCAGGAACTGGCGGCCCAAGACTACTGGGAGACTTCGGGTCTGAACCCGCTTGTAACCCCAATGGTCTGGAAAACGTAGTACCAGCAGCGGGCCAGCCCAAACAAGCGGCTCAGTAGATACGCGGTCATTTGAGTGCTGTGCGTGGCGAGTCAGGTCAACAGCGCGGTCTGCTCGCCCCCCCCACAGACTTTCGGGCTGACTCCGCCGAGTGGGGGAGCGGCCATCAGCTTTTTTGGACAGTGACTGCTCTTCCTCAGGTGAAGGGGGCTGTCTCGTTCTTGGCCGCGCCGCCGCAACCAACCTTTCAGCGGCGGGTGCCCGGTCTGCTGCTTGCGCCCGAATCTGAGAGTGACATCAGGCGTCGCTGTGTTCCTTAGATCGATCTATCGCGGTGGAGCAGGTACACTCCGGCAGCTATGCCGCCCAGTGACGCGGCCAGAAGAAACCAAGCGCTGCTCTCAGTCGGCCAGATGAAGCTGCCGACGGCTTTGAACAGGAGGCCCGCACCCGCGCTGAACGCCAAGCAGCCCCACTGCTGAGCCGCACTCCATTTGTACATATGCGTCTTACCAACCGCGTTTCTGGACGCGTAAGACGGTGACGCGGGGTGACTGCACCCGCCGGGTGGTGGCCCGGAAAGCCAGAACCTTCCGCACCGCCGTAGTAACCAGCAGGGCGACCAAGATGAACAGGGTAAAGAGCCAAACACCACCGTCACGGACTGAGCAAAACAGCGCCGCAAGCGTCATCAAGCCGAGGATCATCAACGAGGGGAACAGGGCCATATGAACAGTCTGAGCCGCCATGAACGCCAACTGTACTGGCCCTTTGGTGGGAAAATCTGGCCAGTTGGCCAGGGGAGAATTAGTGAGAAGTTGGCTTCATTTCAAAGCTGCGTTTCGGCCCCTGTCAGGCAAGCGGGAGGACATAGCCGGGCACACTCAGCGGAAAACCGGCGGCGACGGCGGGGCCAGTTTCACTACTGCCAGCGCCCGCATCAGATGGGCAGAAGGTTCCCAGACTTCTCCCTGGCAGGCAAGGGGTGGGTGCACCACCTGTATATACCTCTGCTGCTTGCTCAATCCTCGCTGCGGTGAGACTCGATTGATGCACGCTTAGTCAGGCGGCGGTTGACGTTCGCCGCCTTGCTGCCCGACCCGATCCGCTGAACGAATACGATGGTCACCGCCGCGACCAGCGTTTCAAAGCCCACGCAGAGAATCCAGAAGGCTGGGGTGCTGGCGATCACGTGATTGACCAAAAAGCCGAAGTTTTGCCCGAAGAAACCAGTCACCAGCGTCAACGGCAAAAAAATGGTGGCGACCATGGTGAGCTGTCTGGAACTCGCTCCCTGCCGCCGGTTTTCGAGGGCGTGGTAGATGTCAAAGGCCCGGTCAGCCATGTTACCGGCGAGTTCTAGGCGCTCCACCGTGTGCTGGGCGTGATCCCGGATGTCCCGGAAATAGGGCACCTCCTTCGGACTGACCACCGGGGGACCAACCCGCAGCAAAGTGCCCAGCACATCCTTGAGGGGGAAGATGACGGCGTGGGCCGTGTGCACCAGTTCACTGATCTCGAAGATCTTTTTGAGTTCCTGCTCGTTCGAGTGGGCAGGATCAATCAGCCGCTGACGGATCTTGCTGAGTTCGGCTTCCAGCTCTTCGGCAAACGGGGCGTACTCATCGACCAGCGCGTCCAGTAATACATACAGCAGGCTGCTGGAATCGGGCCGCCACGTTTCAGGAACGCGCTCCCAGCGGTTCAGAATGTCTTGAAGCGGCAGGCCGGAACCGTGCCGCACACTGATCAAGAAGCGCTCGCCAATAAACAGGTTGAGTTCATGCGTCTTCAAGGTTCCGTTCGGGGACTTAAAGACGCCGTGGGCGACCACGAACTCGAAGCCTTGATAGCTTTCGACCTTGGCCCGCTGATGGGCGTGAAGGGCGTCTTCTATTGCCAGCGGGTGCAGGTGATACTGGTGCTGGAGGCGTTCCAGATCCTGCGGAGCTGGGTCGGTGACATCGAACCAGAGAAAGCCGTGTTCGGGAGGTGGGCTGACCAGCGCGGCTTGCCAGAGGATGGCTGCCGCGCCGGCGCTCCCTAGAATGTAGGTGTGCACCGCTGTTGATGTGGGCTGCTGGGTGAGGGGTTGAGTTGTAGGATCAGCCATCAGTGATCTCCTGAAAAAGCCTGTTCAGGGCGCTAAAAATCTTAGGACTTACGCGAAAATTGGGGACTGGCTTTTGAGTCGCTCACGCCTGCCGTCCCCAAGAAGATCAAATTTGAGCGTGTGGATTGTTCTTTCCGCTTTTTGCGGTGAACCTGTAACGGCTCTGCCCATGGCCAATTGCTTGCGGCAAGTCTGCTGCGTAGTGCTGGGCCGAAATTCCAAGGCGGAAAGTGTGGTCGTACACCGGACAAGTCTCTACCCCTGCGTACTCAAAACACAAGGGTAGAGGGTATGAAAGAGTATTAGAGTATTTGCCAAAAAGAAGCTTTTTTTGACTGACCAATGGGAGCGAAATAGAGAGAGCGTTTGGGAGGATGGATGCCTGAGCGTGCTTTTTGCTCAGGCATCCATCCTCCCAAACGCTCTAATTTCACTGATGCTGCTGGTGCAGGTCACAAGGCTCAGCGCATCAGAACGTTGTTATCAGTCTGATGCGCTGGGCTGATTCCACCGTCGCTGGTTTTGGTACTGGTGGCGGCCCGGCTGTTTGTGGCCGCTACCGCCACTCCGCTGCCTGAGCGCCAGCGTCCTATTCTAAGGACTGAATAGCAGGCCCGTGACCTCACGGCATGCCAATTCGTCGCGGTCAAGAGCGCCGCCCAGATCGGCCGCGCTCAAGTCAATCTGATTGGGTAATGGAGTCATCATCCGGTTTCTGTTCATGACCACTCACTGCTGGGAGCGCGGATCGAAGGCGTCGCGCAGGCCGTCGCCGAGGAGGTTGAAGCCCAGAACGGCGAGCGTCACGGCGACGCCCGGAAACACCGCCAGCCAGGGGGCCTGATAAAAAAAGTCGCGGCCTTCGTTGAGCATCAGACCCCAGGAGGCGGTGGGCGGCTGCGCCCCCAGACCCAGAAACGACAGGGCCGCCTCGGCCAGAATCGCAAAGGCCAGCGAGAGGCTGGTCTGAATGATCAGCGGCCCCAAGATATTGGGCAGCACGTGCCGGACAATCAGTCGCAGCTGACCGATGCCCAGCCCGTGGGCGGCCTCGATGTAGTCCTGCTCCATTACGCTGAGCGCGGAGGCGCGGGCCACACGCGCAAAAGACGGGGTATACACGATACCGATCGCAATCATGGCGTTCGTCAGGGTCGCTCCGAAAGCCGCCATAATGCCCAGCACCAGCAGCAAAAAGGGAAAGGCGAACAAGATGTCCATCAGGCGCATGATCACGCCGTCCACCCAGCCACGGTAAGTCACGGCCAGGAGTGCTAAGGCCGTGCCGAGCAGCAGGGCAATGCTGACCGATACCGCCGACACCAGAAAGGAGAGCCGGGTGCCGTAGATGATCCGGCTGAGCTGATCGCGCCCGAACATGTCGGTGCCGAGCAGAAATTGCGGCGATGGGGCGGCGAGGGCATGGTCAGTGTGCTGCTCAGCCGGGCCGTATGGAGCGAGCCAGGGTGCGAAAAGGGCCAGAATCACCATCACCGTAATCAGGACGCCTCCAATGAGCAGGGCGCGGTTTCTGAATAGACGCTTCCAGGGAAGGCGCGGACGGGTGGGTGCGATGCTTATCTTTGGGGTCATGAGTACCGTACCCGGGGATCGACCAGACCGTACAGCAGATCGATGGCCAGATTGATGAGAGTGAAAGTGATGGCAAAGAGCATTACGCAGGCCTGAACCACCGGGTAATCCCGCTGATTGATGGCCGTGAGTACCAGATTGCCCACGCCCGGCCAGCTGAAGATGGTTTCTACGATGACGGTGCCGCCCAGCAGAAACCCGAAATTCAGGCCGATCACCGTGAGAATAGGGATGGCGGCATTTTTCAGAGCGTGACCGTAGAAAATTCGGTGCTGGGTCTGGCCCTTGGCGCGGGCGGTGCGGACGTAGTCCTGGGTCAAGACGTCCAGCATGGCCGCGCGGGTGAACCGGGTAATGATCGACGCGATCTGGAGGCCCAGCGTCAGAGCGGGCAGGAGCAGGACTTTGAGAAACGGCAACAGACCGCTGCTGGGCGGCACGTAACCAGCCGGGGGCAGCCATTGGAGTTGCAAAGAAAAAACCAAAACCAGAATGGTGCCCAGCCAGAAATCCGGCGTCGAGATGCCCAGCAGCGCGGCCACACTGATCAGTTGATCCGGCCAACGGTTTCGCCGCACGGCAGCGGCAATCCCCGCCGGAATCCCCACCAGCACCGCCAGCATGATGGCGGCCAGCGACAACTGCGCACTCCGCGCAAAGCGCTGGACGAGGTCTGGGCCGATGTCGGCTCCCGAGCGGATCGACTGCCCAAGGTGGCCACGTAAGACCTGACTGAGCCAATCGAAGTAGCCCAAGATCACCGGCTGGTCGAGGTGCAAGTTGTGCCGGAGTTGCGCGGCCACCACCGGGTCATTCTGGGTACCGAGCAAAATGGCGACGGCGTCTCCCGGTATGGTGCGGGTGAGGAAGTAGGCGATGACCGTGATGCCCAGCAGCACCGGGACGATGGTGAGCAAACGCCGGGCAAGGTAACTGAGCACGGCTTACTTGTCGATCCAAATATCTTTGAGCGATTTCAGGGAGCCGGTGGCGTAGTGGACGTACCCCTTGACGGCGGGCCGGAAAGCCTCGTACTGGTCGTTGATGTGCAGGAAGACGTACCCGACCTGCGAGGAGATCACTTGCTGCACCTGCTTATAGACGGCCCCGCGCTTGGCCTGATCCACCGTGCGCCGACCCGTTTCGAGGAGCGTGTCGACCTGCTTGTTGGAAAAGCTCTGGGTGTTGAATTTCTCGCCGGTGTGAAACTGGAAGTACAAGAAGTCGTCCGGATCGACCGAGCCGATCCACCCCAGCACCACCGCGTCGAAGCGCTTGGCGTTGTAATCGTTCAGGAACGCCCCCCATTCCATCGGCATCACCTTGACGTTGATGTTCAGCGGCTTGAGCTGAGCCTGAATCGCCTGAGCGATGTTCACCTGTGATTTGTAGTCCGCCCCGACCTTGATGGTCATGTCAAAGCCCTTGGCATAGCCCGCAGCGTTCATCAACTGCTTGGCCTTGGCCAGATTGAGAACCTGCGTCTTGCAGGTCGCGTAGGCCCAACTCGACGGCGGCACCGGGCCGCAGAAGATGGGCGTGCCCTTGCCGAACAAAACGGTCTTGACAATCGAGTCGCGGTCGACGGCGTAAGCGAGAGCCTGACGCACCCTCACGTCGTTGAAGGGCTTCTGGGCCAAGTTCAGGCCAAGATAGTCGTACCAGGTGCCGGGGCCTCCCACCACGCTCATGCCGGGCAGAGCTTTGAGGCGGTCCACCTGATTTTGCGGCACGCTCAGCGCCAGATCCACCACGGCACTCTGAACGTCAATCATGCGTGTCACATCGTCTTTGAGGGCCTTGAAGACCAGTGTATCGACGTAGGGTTTGCCGTTTTCCCAGTAATTGGGATTGCGGCTGAGCGTAACGCTGTCGCCGGGCACCCAGGTGCCGAACTTGAAAGGCCCGGAGCCCATCGGTTGTTTGTTCAGGTCGTGGGTCTTGTCGTATTCGGCAGGAATGATACCCATCAGGGGCGAAGCCACCTTGGTGAGGAAGGGAGCGAAGGGTTCTTTGAGCTGCACGATCACCGTGACCGGATTGGGAGCGCTGAGGGAGGCGATCTTGCCGAGGTCGTTCTGGCGCGGCGAAGCGGTCTTGGGATCGGTAATGCGCTTGATGGTGTAGACCACGTCGGCGGCGGTGAGTGGGCGGCCATCGGCGAACTTGACTCCCGGACGCAGGGTAAAGGTGTATTTCAAACCGTCTGGAGAAACCGTCCACTTGAGAGCCAGTTCAGGTTGCACGCTTCCTGTGGGATTTACCGAGAGCAGCGAACTGTAGAGCTGCTCGATCACGGAAGTCGACGAAGCCGCAGACACGGTGGCCGGGTCGAGGCCGACGATGTCCGCCTGCTGGCCCACGGTTAAACTGCCGCCCTTGACCGGCGTCTGCGCGGCGGCACTGGCCACGACCGCCAGAGCGAGGGTGAGTACCAAAGAGCGTCCGGTGCATTGAGAAGACCGCAGCATAAACATCCTCCTGAACAAGAAATAAGGGGCGGACGACTTCAAGCGGGCAGAAGCGGGGAGGCAGAATAAAACCATTCAGAATTTGTTGAACATGAATAGCATGGCGTCACGGCATGGATTTTGTCAATTCATCTGCCGCATAGGGTCAAGCGTTACAGACGCTGCTCTACTCGGCCCGGAGCACCGATTGACAGATCAAGCTGGCTGGTGCATTCTATTCATTGTTCCACATACAGAATAGTTTCATTCACCATCTCGTGGGCCAGACGCCCAGAGGAGACCGCTTTGCTTGCTTTACTCCGCTCTGTGATGATGTTCCTGTTTGTGCTCTGGGGGGTGTCGCTCACAGTATTTCTGGCCCTGCACTTGGCTCCGGGCAACCCGGCGCAGTTGCTGCTGGGCTCGTTCGCCACGCCTGAGGCGCTGAGCCGTCTCACGCTGGAACTGGGACTGGACCAACCCCTGCCGGTGCAGTACGGCCACTGGCTGGCCCGCGTCTTTCAGGGCGATTTGGGAACTTCGATCATGCTCAAAGCTCCAGTCACGACCATCCTGGCCGAGCGGCTGCACAACTCGGTGGTGCTGGCGCTTCCGGCTTTTATCTTGGCGACGGTGCTGGGTATTTTGGCGGGCCTACTGAGCGGAATGTACCGGCGAGGGTGGGTGGACCATACCGCCAACACGGTGATGTTCGTGGGCCTGGCGATGCCGGTGTTCTGGCTGGGTCTGGTGCTGATTTTGGTGTTCGGTTTGTCGTTGGGCTGGCTTCCCACCAGCGGGATGTCGTCACCGGGAGCCGAGCCGAACCTGAGTGACATAACCCGGCACTTGATCTTGCCAGTACTGACGCTGGCGCTGGCTCCTGCCGCCGTCATCGCTCAGATCACGCGCTCGACGCTGCTCGAAGAGATCAAGCAAGATTATGTCCGGACCGGGGTGGCTAAAGGCTTATCGGCCAACCGGGCGGTGGTCAGGCATGCGCTGCGTAACACCTGGATTCCGGTCATCACGACGCTGGGGCTCGAAATGAACTATGTCATCGGCGGTTCGGTGCTGGTGGAGAATGTCTTTAACTGGCCGGGCATCGGACAGCTGCTGGTGCAGTCGGCCATCAGCCGAGACTACCCGGTGGTGCTGGGAGCCAGTTTGATCCTGGCCGCCATTTTCGTGGTCGTTAACTTTCTGGTGGAAGCGTCATACGGCCTGGTCGATCCACGCCAGCGGGGTCAAAATGTCTGACGCGGCTTCCAATGCGGCGCTCACCGCCCAACCCCGCTCACCCCGGCGGCTTCTGAAGCTCAACGGCTACCTGATGATCGGCGGAGCGCTGATGCTGATCCTGGTCCTGCTCGCCCTGCTGGCTCCCCTGCTCAGCCGGGTCGACCCCAACATGATCAATCCGGCTTTGGCACTCAGGCCGCTCGGCTCACCGGATCACCCTCTGGGAACAGACAATCTGGGCCGCGACCTGCTCAGCCGCCTGCTCTACGGCGGACGCATCAGCCTCCTCAGCAGCTTCACGGCGGCGCTGATCTCAACGGCAATCAGCGCCACGGTCGGCCTCACCGCCGCTTTTTTCGGACGCTGGATCGACATGATTGCCCTGCGCGTAACCGATATCCTGATGGGCTTTCCCTTCATCCTGCTCGCCATCTTGCTGGTGGCGGCGCTCGGCCCATCGACCTTCAATGCCCTGCTGGCCGTCGCCATTGCCAATCTGCCGTTCACCCTGCGGTTGGTGCGCAGCGAGGCGATCCGGGTGCGCGAGCGCGAGTTCATCACCGCTGCCAAGGCGCTGGGCGCGGGCAACAGCCGGATCATCTGGATGCACATGCTACCCAACGTGCTGAGCGTGCTGATCTCCACGTTCTTCCTGACGGCAGGCTGGATGCTGGGACAGACTTCGGCGCTCAGCTTTCTGGGACTGGGCACCCAGCCGCCCACCGCCGACTGGGGCAGCATGCTGGCAGAATCTCAGAACTACATGTCGTCCATGCCGCAGATTGCCATGTTGCCGGGGCTGATGATCGTGCTGGCCTCAGTGGGCATGAACTTCTTCGGTGTGGGTCTACGGGCCGCCGCCCTGCGCGAAAAGTAAACGGCTCAAGGAGGCTGCAGATGGTCAAGCTCGCCACGTTTTCGATCACCGCTCACTGTCCCGACACCGGGCACCTCGGCGTCGCTGTATCGACCGCCATTCCGGGCGTCGGGATGCTCTGTCCGTTCGTACGCTCGGGTGTGGGCGCAGTCGCCACACAGTCCTTTGTGAATCCTTATCTGGGACTGTGGGGCCTGGAGTTGCTGGCGCAGGGAAAGAGTGCCGAGGAAACGCTCGCCGCCCTCAAAGCGCTGGACGGGGGCATAGAGCTGCGCCAGCTCGGCGTGGTCGACCGGCACGGTGGGTCAGCGGCCTTCTCAGGCAGCGCCTGTGATGGGTGGTACGGCGAGTTGACCGGGCCGCACTACGCCATCGCCGGCAACATGCTGGTCGGCTCGGAGACGCTGGAGGCCATGCAGCACAGTTTCCTCGCCAGCAGCGGAAATCCGCTTGTTGAGCGCCTGATTTTGGCCCTAGAAGCGGGGCAAGCGGCAGGCGGCGACAAGCGCGGCAAGGTTTCTGCCGCCGTCAAGGTTCACGCTGGCGAGGATTACCCTTGGCTCGACCTGCGGGTCGACGAACACAGCGCTCCGGTGGCCGAACTCCGGCGCGTCTATGAGGTTGCCAAAGTCAGTCTCGTTCCGCTCCTCGACATGATGCCCACCAAAGCCCAGCCGCTGGGCACCTTCGATATGCAGGCCGCCCGTGCAAGCGGTTTGCTGCAAGACCAGTAGTTCCCTGCAAGACCAGTAGTTCCCTGCCCTCTCCCTTTCCCTACTCTCAGTAACCTTTGGAGGCCCGATTATGAAACGAATGCTGACCCTGTTCTTGTTGTCCGCTGCCATCAGCCCCGTTGCCCACGCCCAAGCCGTCAAGCAGATCGTGATCGGCTACGAAGCCGACGCCACCTCGCTCGATCCCGCGCAGGTGACCGACATCAACAGCATGCAGGTGCTGACCCAGATGTACGAGCCGCTGGTCATGATCGGCAAAACTGGCGGTATCCAGCCGAGTCTGGCTTCCAAGTGGACACTCTCCGCCGACCGCCTCACCTACACCTTTACCCTGCGGCCTGGCCTCAAGTTCTCCAGCGGCGATCCCTTAGACGCCGACGCTGTGGCGTTTACTTTCATGCGGCAGCTCGACAAAGCCAACCCCGGCAATAAATTCGGGCCGTTTCCCTTTGCCGAGTTTTACTACGGCTCGCTCAAGACTGTCAAAAAAGTCAATGCCACGACGGTGCAGTTCGTCATGAACAAGCCGGACGCGGCCTTTCTG from Deinococcus detaillensis encodes the following:
- a CDS encoding magnesium transporter CorA family protein; the protein is MADPTTQPLTQQPTSTAVHTYILGSAGAAAILWQAALVSPPPEHGFLWFDVTDPAPQDLERLQHQYHLHPLAIEDALHAHQRAKVESYQGFEFVVAHGVFKSPNGTLKTHELNLFIGERFLISVRHGSGLPLQDILNRWERVPETWRPDSSSLLYVLLDALVDEYAPFAEELEAELSKIRQRLIDPAHSNEQELKKIFEISELVHTAHAVIFPLKDVLGTLLRVGPPVVSPKEVPYFRDIRDHAQHTVERLELAGNMADRAFDIYHALENRRQGASSRQLTMVATIFLPLTLVTGFFGQNFGFLVNHVIASTPAFWILCVGFETLVAAVTIVFVQRIGSGSKAANVNRRLTKRASIESHRSED
- a CDS encoding ABC transporter permease, which translates into the protein MTPKISIAPTRPRLPWKRLFRNRALLIGGVLITVMVILALFAPWLAPYGPAEQHTDHALAAPSPQFLLGTDMFGRDQLSRIIYGTRLSFLVSAVSVSIALLLGTALALLAVTYRGWVDGVIMRLMDILFAFPFLLLVLGIMAAFGATLTNAMIAIGIVYTPSFARVARASALSVMEQDYIEAAHGLGIGQLRLIVRHVLPNILGPLIIQTSLSLAFAILAEAALSFLGLGAQPPTASWGLMLNEGRDFFYQAPWLAVFPGVAVTLAVLGFNLLGDGLRDAFDPRSQQ
- a CDS encoding ABC transporter permease; the protein is MLSYLARRLLTIVPVLLGITVIAYFLTRTIPGDAVAILLGTQNDPVVAAQLRHNLHLDQPVILGYFDWLSQVLRGHLGQSIRSGADIGPDLVQRFARSAQLSLAAIMLAVLVGIPAGIAAAVRRNRWPDQLISVAALLGISTPDFWLGTILVLVFSLQLQWLPPAGYVPPSSGLLPFLKVLLLPALTLGLQIASIITRFTRAAMLDVLTQDYVRTARAKGQTQHRIFYGHALKNAAIPILTVIGLNFGFLLGGTVIVETIFSWPGVGNLVLTAINQRDYPVVQACVMLFAITFTLINLAIDLLYGLVDPRVRYS
- a CDS encoding ABC transporter substrate-binding protein, translated to MLRSSQCTGRSLVLTLALAVVASAAAQTPVKGGSLTVGQQADIVGLDPATVSAASSTSVIEQLYSSLLSVNPTGSVQPELALKWTVSPDGLKYTFTLRPGVKFADGRPLTAADVVYTIKRITDPKTASPRQNDLGKIASLSAPNPVTVIVQLKEPFAPFLTKVASPLMGIIPAEYDKTHDLNKQPMGSGPFKFGTWVPGDSVTLSRNPNYWENGKPYVDTLVFKALKDDVTRMIDVQSAVVDLALSVPQNQVDRLKALPGMSVVGGPGTWYDYLGLNLAQKPFNDVRVRQALAYAVDRDSIVKTVLFGKGTPIFCGPVPPSSWAYATCKTQVLNLAKAKQLMNAAGYAKGFDMTIKVGADYKSQVNIAQAIQAQLKPLNINVKVMPMEWGAFLNDYNAKRFDAVVLGWIGSVDPDDFLYFQFHTGEKFNTQSFSNKQVDTLLETGRRTVDQAKRGAVYKQVQQVISSQVGYVFLHINDQYEAFRPAVKGYVHYATGSLKSLKDIWIDK
- a CDS encoding ABC transporter permease; translation: MMMFLFVLWGVSLTVFLALHLAPGNPAQLLLGSFATPEALSRLTLELGLDQPLPVQYGHWLARVFQGDLGTSIMLKAPVTTILAERLHNSVVLALPAFILATVLGILAGLLSGMYRRGWVDHTANTVMFVGLAMPVFWLGLVLILVFGLSLGWLPTSGMSSPGAEPNLSDITRHLILPVLTLALAPAAVIAQITRSTLLEEIKQDYVRTGVAKGLSANRAVVRHALRNTWIPVITTLGLEMNYVIGGSVLVENVFNWPGIGQLLVQSAISRDYPVVLGASLILAAIFVVVNFLVEASYGLVDPRQRGQNV
- a CDS encoding ABC transporter permease; the encoded protein is MSDAASNAALTAQPRSPRRLLKLNGYLMIGGALMLILVLLALLAPLLSRVDPNMINPALALRPLGSPDHPLGTDNLGRDLLSRLLYGGRISLLSSFTAALISTAISATVGLTAAFFGRWIDMIALRVTDILMGFPFILLAILLVAALGPSTFNALLAVAIANLPFTLRLVRSEAIRVREREFITAAKALGAGNSRIIWMHMLPNVLSVLISTFFLTAGWMLGQTSALSFLGLGTQPPTADWGSMLAESQNYMSSMPQIAMLPGLMIVLASVGMNFFGVGLRAAALREK
- a CDS encoding DUF1028 domain-containing protein, producing the protein MVKLATFSITAHCPDTGHLGVAVSTAIPGVGMLCPFVRSGVGAVATQSFVNPYLGLWGLELLAQGKSAEETLAALKALDGGIELRQLGVVDRHGGSAAFSGSACDGWYGELTGPHYAIAGNMLVGSETLEAMQHSFLASSGNPLVERLILALEAGQAAGGDKRGKVSAAVKVHAGEDYPWLDLRVDEHSAPVAELRRVYEVAKVSLVPLLDMMPTKAQPLGTFDMQAARASGLLQDQ